Part of the Paludisphaera borealis genome, GCCAATTCCGGCGGCAGGGCGTCGGCGCTGCCGGAGAGCAACTGGCCGACAAGCTCACGGTCGAGGTCGTGCGTGGTCGCGGTCGTCTGAAACGACTTCGCCCCGGCGACGATCTTGGCCCGCAACCCGGACGATTTCGGCGCGGCCTGCTTCGCCTCGGCGTAGACCTTCCGGCCCGCGCGGGTGGTCGGGCCGTCGGAGAAGGCGTTCTGCTCGAAGACCCGCGACGCCGCGCTCTCGGCCGGCGTGAAGTTCGGACTCTCCGACATCGACGGCATCCGCCGCCACGGCGACTCGGGCCAGCGCGAGGCGCGTCACAAGACCTGGTTCCGGACCGCCGCGGCGCGGTAGGCGTACGACGGCGCCCCATCCGGGCGGGTCGGTCACCTGCTGCTCGAACTGCGAGGCGATCCGCCTGATCGCCGAGTCTTCCTCCTCTGACAGTTCGATGGGGTCTTCGGTCAACCCGGCCTTCACCGTTCCCAGTCGTCACGGGCTTGATCGACGCTGAGCCGGACCTCCAGTCGAGAGAGACTCGCGCGGACCTGATCGAGGTCGGCGACTCGGCGATCCACCCTCGGCGGTCGGGGCGAGGGGCGGCCACTCCGCGTTGTCCTTCAGATGCGGTGGGCGTGCACCGCGAGCATGACGACCAGCCCAAGCGAGGCGAGCAGCCCCCAGGTTGGTCCAAAGCCGACGACTCGGTCGCGCCAGGAGCGCATCATAGCAGCCGGGGGACCCGCTTGGCGGGGAAGTCGATCTCCAGCCCCGCTCCCTCCTCGTGCTCGACCCGGAGCGAGTGCCTCGCCCTCGCCCGGCCGGCCTCGACGAGCGTGAAGTCCTTGGGGTACATGTACAGGAACGACGGGCAGAAGAGATCGGAAAGAGTTCCCTGAGGCAAGGTCAGGCGGGTCAGGTTCCTGATCTTGGAGGACCGGACCACGTCGATGACCCGTTCCGTTATGGCCTCGCCCCGGAGGAGCGAGGGCATAAGCGTCTGCGTTCGAAGACGGGCGTCCATCGGGGCGAGCAGGCGCTTCTCGTCCACCTCGATATCGAGTGATTGGATCTCGCCCAGGATCTCGGCGATGCCGCGCACCGGCGGCGCGCCCCCGACCGCCTTGCCCATGTCGGGGATGACGCCTTGGTCGAGGAGGCGGTCGTACCGCGCACATCTCCCCTCGTCCTGGAGGATCTCGTACGACTCGGTGAACCGGTTGGACAGCGCGGCCGCCGCCACTTTCTCGGCCTCCCCGACCATGTCGGGGTGGCACGCGAGGGCGAGCTTGCGGTAGGCGTCGCGGATCTCGGCGGCGTTCGCCTCACGGCGAATTCCGAGGATCGCGTAGGAGTTCGTCGCACCTGGGACGGGGCTCATCGCGTGGCCTTCAAATAGCTGACGGGGACGGAATGTTTGGTCGCCAGGTTGATCACCCTCACCAGGTCTTCAAGGCGGCCGACCGACGCGATGACGTCCCCGCCTTCCGACTCGACGGCCAGAAGGCTCAGGCCCCGCGACGGCCGGTCCGCCAAGGCGATGCGCCGGACCTCGCTGTATCGCACCTCCTGGCAATCCGTTCGCCCGAGGAGCAGGAGTCGGTCCTGTGTGAAGCAGAGGCACGCCT contains:
- a CDS encoding J domain-containing protein; its protein translation is MSPVPGATNSYAILGIRREANAAEIRDAYRKLALACHPDMVGEAEKVAAAALSNRFTESYEILQDEGRCARYDRLLDQGVIPDMGKAVGGAPPVRGIAEILGEIQSLDIEVDEKRLLAPMDARLRTQTLMPSLLRGEAITERVIDVVRSSKIRNLTRLTLPQGTLSDLFCPSFLYMYPKDFTLVEAGRARARHSLRVEHEEGAGLEIDFPAKRVPRLL